The DNA region TGGATGAATATAAAGCAGAAGTTGGAGAAATAGTCGAAAAAGAACTCATTGATTTAAAATTATTAAGTTTTTCCGATGTAAAAAAACAAGATAAAAATAAACCTCTTTATAAAAAATACTTTATGCATGGAATTTCCCATCATTTAGGCCTTGATGTCCATGATCTTGGAAGTAAATACAAAAAATTTGAAGAAGGTATGGTGTTGACATGTGAGCCAGGCATTTATCTGCCAGAAGAAAATATTGGAATTAGGCTTGAAAATGATATGCTAATAACAAAAAATGGAAATATAAATTTAAGCTCAGAAATACCTATTGAAATTGAAGAAATTGAAGAAATAATGAATAATTCTAAAACAATATAATTAAGGTTTAAATTTATGAATAATATAGTTCAATTACTTATTGAAAAAGGAGTTAAAATTTACAATCCTGATTCAGTTTATATCGACGATGATATTGATATTGAACGTATTTCTGGAAAAAATGTTATTATTTATTCAGGATGTAAAATATTCGGAAAAGAAACTTATATTATGCATGGTTGTAATATAGGTTATGAAGCGCCCGTTACTATCGAAGATTGCCAATTAGGCCCAGATGTTCATCTAAAAGGAGGATTTTTTAGAAAATCCGTCTTTTTAAAAGGATCGTCTTGCGGTTTAGGGTCCCATGTAAGAGAAGGAACAATTCTTGAGGAATTTGCGAGTATTGCCCATACAGTAGGCCTTAAGCAAACAATACTATTTCCATTTGCTACAATCGGAAGTCTTGTTAATTTTTGCGATTGTCTTTTAACTGGCGGTACAAGTAAAAAAGACCATAGCGAAATCGGAAGCTCATATATTCATTTTAATTATACTCCCCATCAAGATAAAGCAACACCATCTCTATTAGGAGATGTTCCAATGGGTGTTATGCTTGATAAAAAGCCAATTTTTTTAGGTGGCCAAGGAGGTCTTGTTGGGCCATGCAGGCTTAACTTTGGAACCGTGACTGCGGCAGGAACTATTTGCAGAAAAGATGAATTACGAGAAAGCCGCCTTATATATGGAGGTATAAACAAGGAAGGAAATGTACCTTATTCTACAGGGAAACATCAAAATTTAAAAAGAATTTTAAAAAATAATTTAATATATATCGGTAATCTTTTTGCACTTTTTCAATGGTATGATATTATACGTTCAAAATTTTTTTCTGATGACTTTACAGTGGTGCTTTTAAACGGAGCAAAAACAAGGATTTCAGAAGGAATTAATGAAAGAATAAAAAGACTTTATGAACTAATAGAAAAAAACGGAAATAATGAAGACAATTCTAACCAACTAAAAAACGAGCTTTATCAAAACAGAGATAACTTAAAAGCTTGTTTAAATGAGCTTATTTCTTTTAGGGGCATTAATGATAGATTAAACGACTTTATGGACGGGATAGAAAAATTATACAATAAAAATTATATTCAATGCATAAAAGGGCTTGATAGCCAAACAAAAGAATTTGGAACATTATGGCTTAATGGAATTGTAAGCAAAATTCTTGATGAAACTCAAAAACTATTGCCATCGTTTCAAATAGGAGAAAAATAATCAGGAGGAATCAGTAGTGAAAAAATTCTTTGGAACGGACGGAATTAGGGGAAAAGCTAATGAATTTCCAATAACAGCGGAAATAGCTTTAAAGATTGGCAGAAGTATTGCTCATTTTTTTTCTAATAAAAGCCAATTAAATAATGAATCTTTAAGAAAAAAAATATTAATTGGAAAAGATACTCGTATTTCAGGCGACATGTTAGAGCATGCTCTTGTTGCGGGTATTTGCTCTATGGGGATTGATGTATATCTTGCTGGAATTATACCTACTCCAGCGATAGCCTTTCTTACAAAAAAAATTGATGCAATAGCCGGCATAGTTATTTCAGCCTCCCATAATCCCTATTATGATAATGGTATAAAAATTTTTACAAATGACGGCTATAAACTTACTGATGAGCAAGAAATTGAAATAGAGAAACTCATATTTGAAGATTTTGACTCAAAATGTAAAACAATCAAAAATATGGGCAAAGTTTATAATTTTGACGAAGGTGAAGAAATATATGCAAATTTTTTGATAGATGCTGTTAATCCAAATATTTCCTTAAAAGGAATGAAAATAGTTGTTGACTGCGCAAATGGAGCAACTTACCAAATAGTTCCTTATATTTTTAAAAAATTTTTAGCTGATGTTGACGCTATATTTATATCACCTAACGGAAAAAACATAAATGACTCATGTGGTTCGGAATATCCTTCAGAGCTTAAAAAAAGAGTTATCGATAGCAACGCAGATTTAGGACTAGCTTTTGACGGAGATGGCGACAGGCTTATAGCTATAGATGGAAACGGAAAACAATTAACAGGAGACCATATTATTGCAATTCTTGCAAAATATCTAAAAAGTCAAGGTTTACTAAAAAATAATATAGTCGTAAGCACAGTTATGAGTAATTTAGGTTTAGATAAAGCTTTGCGGGATATGGACATTATCCATAAGCAAGCAACTGTTGGGGATAGATATGTTTTAGAGGAAATGCTTAAATTTGACGCCTCCATCGGAGGCGAAAATTCAGGACATATTATTTTAAATCATCATCAAACAACCGGCGACGGCATATTAACGGCTCTAAAACTCATTGAATCAATAAAATATTACAATAAAAAACTATCAGACTTTATAGATATAATTAATCTATGCCCCCAAATAATGGTTAATGTCCATGTTAACTGTAAACTTGATTTAAATAGCTTCCCAGAGATAAAACAAGAGATTGAATCTGGCGAAAAAGAATTAGGAACAAACGGAAGAGTTTTTGTCAGATATTCTGGAACAGAGCCCCTTTGCAGAGTAATGGTTGAAGCATTTGAATTTGATAAAGCAAAAAATATTTGTGAATCAATAGCCAATATAATAAAGGATAAAATAGGAAAAGAATAATGCCTCAAAAAGATAGGACTAAAGAATTTTTTATTGTAAAAGATATTGACGAAGTATTATCTTATAATCGTTTTTTTTCTATAACTTCAGAAGAATACATCTCTATAAATGATTGCTACGAAAGAATTATTGCTGAAGATATAACATCAGAAGAAGATATTCCAGACTTTAACAGGTCAACTGTTGATGGTTTTGCACTAAAGGCGTCTTCAACCTTTGGAGCATCTGAAAGCAACGCCTCCTATATTAAGGTAATAGGAAATGTTGAAATGGGAAAGCCATCAAATTTAGTAATAGGCCAAGGAGAATCTACAAAAATACCAACCGGCGGTATGCTCCCGTCTGGAGCTGACAGCGTTATTATGGTTGAATATACTGAACCTGTAGATGAATTTTTTATTGAAGCATATAAAAGTGTTGCTCCTGGCCAAAATATGATAGCAATAGGTGAAGATTTAAAAAAAGGAGAAATTATTCTACCAAAAGGTAAAAAGATAGGCGTTCAAGAAATAGGTGTTCTTGCTGCTATTGGTAAAACAAGTATAAAAGTGCATAAAAAACCTTTAATTGGAATTATTTCGACAGGAGATGAAATAGTCCCTCAGGGAATAAAACCTCAATTTGGCCAAGTAAGAGACATAAACACATCTACTCTTTCGGCTATGGTTAAGGAAGCTGGATGTTTGACCATAAGCTTTGGAGTTTTAAAAGATAATTTTGATATCTTGTTTGATACAGCTTTAAAAGCTATTGAATCATGCGATATGGTGCTGTTATCAGGGGGGAGCTCGGTAGGAACACGAGACCTCACAATGGATGTGCTATCAGCTTTACCTGAATCAAAAATTCTTGTTCATGGAATTTCCATAAGTCCTGGTAAACCAACTATACTCGCGAGTGTAAAAAATAAAGCTTTATGGGGGCTTCCTGGCCATGCTGTATCCGCTATGGTAGTTTTTGAAATAATTGTAAAGCCTTTTATTGAATATATTAGCGGCATTCTGCCTCAATTTGTAGAAAAAACAATTTTTCCTGCGTATATTACAAGAAATATTGCATCAACTCAAGGACGATGCGACTTTATCAGAGTAAAAATCATCAAGCAAGATGGTGATTTATGGGTTGAACCGGTTTTGGGTAAATCAGGACTCATAAACACAATTGCAAAAGCCGACGGATTAATTAAGATTGATAAAAATACTGAAGGTATTGAAAAAGGCTCAAAAGTTTTGGTTTATCCTTTTTAATTTTTTGAATGCTTTCCGATTGTTATTGTAGGGGCGACCGACTGGTCGCCCAGTGCCATATAAGAAGTAATATTATTTAAAGGGCTTGACTTCTATACCTTGACTATTAACTTTTATTACAACCGCTCCATCCAAATCAGTTCGGAAAACTTTAGCGCCAATATTTTCGTATTTTTTCAAAACAGTTTTATGGGGCAGCTTAAATCTATTTTTCCAGCCTACCGATATAATGACATACTCTGGCCTTACAATGTTCACAAATGCATCTGTGCTTGAAGTTTTACTACCGTGATGAGGTGCTATTAAAACTGTGCTTTTCAAAAATTCTTTTTGACTTCCACTAACAAGTTTTTTCTCTGTATCGGCAAGAATATCTCCAGAAAACAAAATTGCTTTATTCATATATTCTATTTTTACAACAATTGAATTATTGTTTACGCTGTTCCAATTATTATTTTCATTGAGCAAATAATTTT from Desulfobacterales bacterium includes:
- the glmM gene encoding phosphoglucosamine mutase, producing MKKFFGTDGIRGKANEFPITAEIALKIGRSIAHFFSNKSQLNNESLRKKILIGKDTRISGDMLEHALVAGICSMGIDVYLAGIIPTPAIAFLTKKIDAIAGIVISASHNPYYDNGIKIFTNDGYKLTDEQEIEIEKLIFEDFDSKCKTIKNMGKVYNFDEGEEIYANFLIDAVNPNISLKGMKIVVDCANGATYQIVPYIFKKFLADVDAIFISPNGKNINDSCGSEYPSELKKRVIDSNADLGLAFDGDGDRLIAIDGNGKQLTGDHIIAILAKYLKSQGLLKNNIVVSTVMSNLGLDKALRDMDIIHKQATVGDRYVLEEMLKFDASIGGENSGHIILNHHQTTGDGILTALKLIESIKYYNKKLSDFIDIINLCPQIMVNVHVNCKLDLNSFPEIKQEIESGEKELGTNGRVFVRYSGTEPLCRVMVEAFEFDKAKNICESIANIIKDKIGKE
- a CDS encoding molybdopterin molybdotransferase MoeA, with the translated sequence MPQKDRTKEFFIVKDIDEVLSYNRFFSITSEEYISINDCYERIIAEDITSEEDIPDFNRSTVDGFALKASSTFGASESNASYIKVIGNVEMGKPSNLVIGQGESTKIPTGGMLPSGADSVIMVEYTEPVDEFFIEAYKSVAPGQNMIAIGEDLKKGEIILPKGKKIGVQEIGVLAAIGKTSIKVHKKPLIGIISTGDEIVPQGIKPQFGQVRDINTSTLSAMVKEAGCLTISFGVLKDNFDILFDTALKAIESCDMVLLSGGSSVGTRDLTMDVLSALPESKILVHGISISPGKPTILASVKNKALWGLPGHAVSAMVVFEIIVKPFIEYISGILPQFVEKTIFPAYITRNIASTQGRCDFIRVKIIKQDGDLWVEPVLGKSGLINTIAKADGLIKIDKNTEGIEKGSKVLVYPF